Proteins from one Salvelinus sp. IW2-2015 linkage group LG9, ASM291031v2, whole genome shotgun sequence genomic window:
- the LOC111968750 gene encoding LOW QUALITY PROTEIN: delta-like protein 4 (The sequence of the model RefSeq protein was modified relative to this genomic sequence to represent the inferred CDS: deleted 2 bases in 1 codon) — protein MATWFTFIIAIIITIFKQVLGSGVFELDLHQFQNNRGLLANGVSCSPACRTFFRVCLKNYQTVVSPGDCYFGSVVTPVLGTNSFSVMEDGTFTKPIRLPLTHFAWPGSFSLIIEAWYSPSADLPEDTNNPALLISYFAIQRKLEVGDEWSQDVQSVKQTELRYSYRFICHANYYGDSCSKICAPRDDRFGHYTCNPDGQISCLPGWKGQYCEEPICLEGCSKINGNCSRPGQCVCREGWQGTLCNECKRHPSCKHGTCQQPWQCTCKEGWGGLLCDQDLNYCTHHKPCRNGATCMNTGQGSYTCTCQPGFTGDKCDSEVRECDSQPCRNGGQCLDLENGYRCACPQGFEGTHCEHRMLTCADSPCFHGKCRERDNGRSYMCECPGGFTGLNCEKKVDKCTSLPCTNGGRCVIHGTTRLCSCRSGFTGPRCEININECSMNPCASGATCMDRINDYTCICPLGYTGRNCDKPTDSCVSKPCLNGGTCTNGAKGQPADCTCSAHFSGTQCQYYDVPLLIPPSPSPSPVREPQDRLHWAAICLGVGLVVLLVLIFMVAMVLRHIQQQRKREQDSETMNNLSHFQKENIISDLQLKNTNKKVDLDLEVDCPREKSQNHKHINYHLDYKTSKEYKDEPSQEDKDENCKKTIEEKMPLSRKYSERPECRIATICSPRDSIYQSVFVIAEEKNECVIATEV, from the exons ATGGCAACTTGGTTTACCTTTATCATCGCAATTATTATAACGATTTTTAAGCAG GTTCTGGGATCTGGTGTATTCGAGCTTGATCTTCATCAGTTTCAGAATAATAGAGGTTTGCTGGCAAACGGCGTATCTTGTAGTCCAGCGTGTAGGACTTTTTTCCGAGTTTGCTTGAAGAACTACCAGACCGTAGTGTCACCAGGTGACTGCTACTTCGGCAGTGTCGTTACACCTGTACTAGGCACCAACTCGTTCAGCGTCATGGAGGACGGCACGTTCACTAAACCTATTCGCCTGCCACTCACCCACTTTGCATGGCCG GGCTCGTTTTCTCTAATCATTGAAGCATGGTATTCTCCTTCAGCGGACCTACCTGAAG ATACAAACAACCCTGCCTTATTGATTAGTTATTTTGCCATTCAAAGAAAGTTGGAAGTAGGAGATGAGTGGTCCCAGGATGTGCAGAGTGTGAAGCAGACGGAGTTAAGGTACTCATACCGGTTCATCTGCCATGCAAATTACTACGGGGACAGTTGTTCAAAAATATGCGCTCCAAGAGACGACCGTTTTGGCCACTACACCTGCAACCCTGACGGGCAAATATCATGTCTACCGGGCTGGAAGGGACAATACTGCGAAGAAC CAATTTGCCTGGAAGGGTGCAGCAAAATAAATGGAAATTGCTCAAGGCCAGGACAGTGTGT ATGCAGAGAGGGCTGGCAGGGGACCCTCTGTAATGAGTGTAAAAGGCATCCATCCTGCAAA CATGGCACCTGTCAGCAGCCCTGGCAGTGCACCTGCAAAGAGGGCTGGGGAGGCCTCCTCTGTGACCAAG ATCTGAACTATTGCACCCATCACAAGCCGTGTCGTAATGGGGCCACTTGTATGAACACGGGCCAGGGGAGCTACACCTGTACCTGCCAGCCGGGCTTCACAGGGGATAAGTGTGACAGTGAGGTCAGGGAGTGCGACAGCCAGCCCTGTCGGAACGGAGGCCAGTGCTTG GACCTTGAGAACGGCTATAGGTGTGCATGCCCACAGGGGTTCGAGGGGACGCACTGCGAGCACAGAATGCTGACTTGTGCCGATTCACCCTGCTTCCACGGGAAGTGCAGAGAAAGGGACAATGGGCGGAGCTACATGTGCGAGTGCCCAGGGGGCTTCACTGGACTCAACTGTGAGAAGAAAGTGGACAAATGCACCTCCTTGCCCTGTACAAATG GTGGACGTTGTGTAATCCATGGCACCACACGTTTGTGCAGCTGCCGCTCAGGCTTCACTGGCCCACGCTGCGAGATCAACATCAACGAGTGTTCCATGAACCCCTGCGCCAGTGGAGCTACCTGCATGGACCGCATCAACGACTACACCTGTATCTGCCCCCTGGGCTACACCGGCCGCAACTGTGACAAGCCCACTGACAGCTGTGTCTCCAAACCCTGCCTGAACGGTGGGACCTGCACCAATGGGGCCAAAGGCCAGCCTGCTGACTGCACCTGCTCAGCCCACTTCAGCGGCACCCAGTGCCAGTACTACGATGTGCCTTTACTCAtcccccccagccccagccccagccccgtCAGAGAGCCCCAAGACAGGCTCCACTGGGCAGCCATCTGTCTGGGTGTGGGCCTGGTGGTGCTCCTGGTGCTGATCTTCATGGTGGCCATGGTCCTGCGCCACATCCAGCAGCAGAGGAAGAGGGAGCAGGACTCAGAGACCATGAACAACCTTTCACATTTCCAGAAGGAGAACATCATTTCTGACCTGCAGCTGAAGAACACCAACAAAAAGGTGGACCTGGACCTAGAGGTGGATTGTCCCAGGGAGAAGTCCCAAAACCACAAACACATCAACTACCACTTGGACTACAAAACCTCCAAGGAGTACAAGGATGAACCGTCGCAAGAGGATAAAGATGAGAACTGTAAAAAGACGATAGAGGAGAAAATGCCGTTGAGTAGAAAGTACAG